AGCCGACACCAACACCCTCAGCGCGCAATGTCTGGCTCTCATCGGCACGACGTTGGCTCCCGGCGCGTGGGCCAGTTGCGAATACACGGCCAACCACACGGATGCCGGTCAATACGACAACACAGCCAGCGTGACTGTTCAGGACAATGAGCAGAATCCGGCCGGCGACACTGACGACGAAACCGTCACCGTCACCGACGTTCTGCCGAGTGTGGCGCTAGACAAGTCGGTCACGCCCGGCGAACTCCCGATGCCCGGCGGCGACTTCACCTTCACCCTGACCATCACCAATAACTCGGTCGAAGATGTAACCATCACCGCCCTGACCGACACCAACGCCCTCAGCGCGCAATGTCTGGCTCTCATCGGCACGACGTTGGCTCCCGGCGCGTGGGCCAGTTGCCAGTACACGGTCACTCATACTGCCGCCGGCGCGCACAACAACACAGCCTCGGTCACGGTGATGGACAATGAACAGAATCCGGCCGGCGACAGCGACGACGAATCGGTCATGGTCACCAACCCGGTCATCGCCCTCGACAAGATCGGCCCGACCTACGGCTTCGGCGGCAGCGCCCTCACCTTCAACTACCAGGCGTCGAATGTGGGCAACGTGCCGCTCAGCAACGTGATCGTCACCGACGACAAGTGCGGCAATGCAACTTACGGCTCCGGCGACGCGAACAACGACGGCAAGCTGGACCTGACTGAAGTGTGGACGTTTACCTGCGCCTACACGCCCGCCTTCACCCCGCTCACTACGTTGACCAACGTTGGCACGGCAACCGGCGAGTACCAGGGCACATCCACCTCAGCGCAGGACAGCTTCACTCTCCAGCCGTTCACCCTTCGCAAGCGCATCTTCCTGTACTGGGACAGCCCGGTGAATACCGTGCTCTACAGCCAGCCGGACAACACGCCGTTCACAGTCAACATGTACAATGGCAACACCCTGGTCGCCACCTTCACCATCAGCCAAAGCTCGCCGGCCCTGCTCTGGTTGAGCGCCGGAACTTACACATTCCGCGAAGTGAACCTGCCAGCCGGTTACATCGTCGGCGACTACGAAATCGTCTACACCACCGGCCAGGGCTATCCCGACTGGACGTTCCCGAACGTCATCACCTTTGATCTGGCGATTGACAAGACCGGCCCGACGGGCGCGTACAAAGGTAACACCGTCACTTACAATTACACCGTCACCAACGCCGGCCCGGCCAGCGTGGCCCCGGTGGTGAGCGACAACAAGTGTTCGCCCCTCGTCTACACCGGCGGCGACACCGACAACGACGGCCTGGTGGACGTGGGCGAATCCTGGACGTACAAGTGCCTCTACACCGTCACTCAGGAACCGGGCACGTACGTGAGCAACACCGCCACCGTAGACGATGTGTTTGTGCCCGCCCCCGGCTGGTACATCGGCGGCGACCGCGCCCTGGCTAACAACACCGATGTCTGGACGTTCCGGGTGCAATGGAAGGGTTGCACCGCCGACTACTGGAAGGTCAACACCAGCCAGTGGCCGTCGCCCTACACCACCACAACATTAGTAACCGGCGTGTTCACCGTGCCCGGTTCTTACCTCACGAGTGGCAAGCTGGACTTGAATGTTGACGGCATCGCCGACAACCTGCCCAGAGCGTTGAACTACAACACCAGCACCACCAACACCGTCAACGGCGCGGCTCGCAACCTGCTCCGCGCGGCGGTGGCCGCCCTGTTCAACGAGGTCAAGTATGGCAATCTGTACCCGACCTACGCCACCAAGCAGGCGTTGATCACGGCAGTAAACTCGGCCCTGGCGACGCGCAATGCCAACACCATGATGTCGCTGGCGAACACCCTCAACAAGTGGAACAACGGCGTGTGCCCGTAACCTCGCAAGGCAAGTGGCAACTTGCCTGACAAAACAATCAGGGCGTTGAGAATGACTCTCAGCGCCCTGACTTTTTAACCCCTTTTCGCCAATTGCCTGCCACCTGAGACCATGCTATCATCCTGAGCAGGCGAGGCAACCCAAATGGACAACATTCAACCCGGACAAATGATCGGCGCTTACCGCATCGTCAGCCAGATCGGGCAGGGCGGCATGGCCACCGTCTATAAAGCCTACCATGCGGCGATGGATCGCTACGTAGCGGTTAAAGTCCTGCCCAGGCAGTTCGCCGAGAGCCAGGAGTTCATCGGGCGCTTTCAACAGGAAGCGCGCACTATTGCCAACCTCGAACACCCGCACATTTTGCCGGTGTACGACTACGGCGAGAACGAGGGCATCACCTATTTTGTGATGCGCTTCCTCGACACCGGCACGCTCAAAGACCGCATCAAAATCGGAGCCATGCCGCTCTCCGAGACCGACCGAACTTTCACCCAGTTGGCCGAAGCCCTGGGCTACGCCCACGAGCGCGGCGTGATCCATCGCGACATCAAGCCCTCAAACGTGCTGGTGGACGCTCGCGGCGGCGTCTTCCTCACCGACTTCGGCATCGCCAAACTCATGGAGGGCGCGGCCCAGTTTACGGCCACCGGGGCGATCACCGGCACGCCGGCCTACATGAGTCCGGAACAGGCTCAGGGCGACAAGATCGATCTGCGCTCCGACATCTATTCGCTCGGCATCGTCTTATATGAAATGATCACTGGCCGCGTGCCGTTTGAAGCCGAGACGCCGCTGGCTGTCATCCTCAAACAACTGCAAGCGCCCCTGCCGCCGCCGTCGTCGGTGATACCGGATATTTCGCCGGAGATCGAGCGCGTTCTGCTCAAGGCGCTGGCTAAAGATCGAAACGATCGCTACCCAACCTGCGGCGAGTTTCTGGAGGCCTGGAGGATGGCGGTCTCGGCCAGCGACACGGTGCACGCCGCCCGGCCAGCCATTTCGCCGGAGGCGACGATGGCGGCCCCGCCACCCGCGTTCACCGTTGCCAAAGCCAAACCCGGCTCTAAAAAAGAGGCGGCTCAACCTGAAAAGAAACGCCCCAACCGGCTGGTCATCGGCGGCGGCGCCGCCATCACCATTTTTTGTTGCTGCGTTCTGGCTCTGGGGGCTGTTGCCAGAAACCGGAATCAGTTGGGCGGCACGGCGGCGGCCAACACGGCAACGTCGGTTGCCCAAGCAACCGCCCCCTCTGTTGTCGGCGGCCCAACCGTCTCGATCCCGACCGTTGTGCCGGGCGATTCTAATTGGACTTCGTGGACGGCAGGGAACATTGTGTGGGGCGCGACGATTTACAACGATCAGATCGCCGCCTGGGGGCCGGGCGGCATTAGCCTTTGGGATCGTTTTGATGGGACGTTACGCCAGAGAATCCTTTCGACGGATGGCTTGCCGGCAGTGCAAGTCAACTATCTGTTGGCCGACGAGGACCGGGGCGGGTTGTGGGCCGCCACCGAGGGCGGCGGCCTGGGATTTTTTGACGGCGAGCGGTGGACGCGCTATAACACAGACGACGGGCTGGACAGTGACAGCGTCACAGCTCTGGCATTGACCAGCCAGTATTTGCTGGTGGGCACATCCTACTCTGGCGTGGAGGGTGGCGGCTTGTTGCAATTTAACGGCCAGACCTGGGAGCCTGTGCCAGGCTTCCCCTCGGCTCAAACTGACGAGCGGCCCGATTTGTTGAGCTACAACGTACAGATTATCCTGCCAGTGGTCATGCCCGACTCGACGACAGTGCTCTGGGTGGGCACGGCCAACGGCCTGGGTTACTACGACGGGCAAACCTGGAGGCGCTACTCGACCGAAGAGGGTCTGCCGAGCAACAACGTGTGGGTGTTGATTGTGGACGACAACGGCGATCTTCTGGCCGGGACGGAAGGCGGCGCGGCGCGCTTCAACGGCGAATCGTTTGAGGCCTTTGAGCAGACTCTGGAACGACCCATTAACGGAATCGTGCAGGATGCCAACAGTGACTACTGGTTTTCCGGCAGTGGCGGTCTGGCGCGTTACAGCCCGGCCAATAGCGATTGGGAATTCTTCAGCACAGATAGCGGCGATCTTGAGGTTTACACCTACTTCCGTGCCCTGCGCGATCCTGATACCGGCTCGCTCTATTTTGGGAGCGATGGGACGGGACTGGTGCGCACCGACTTGGACGGGACTTTCACTCCCTGGGCCATTCCTAACCAGCCGCGCTTCAACGCTTACAGCGCCATTGTTCGCGCGCCCGATGGCTCACTCTGGTTCGCCGAAGAATACGGCGATCAGACAGATCGTTATGACCTGAATACGGACACATGGAGCGCCGTGGAATTGCCATGTAGTTATTGCGTGCCTCTGGCTTTCCAGGCTGACGGCAGTTTGTGGCTGGGCGGGGAAGAAGGTCTCTGGTTCTGGCCCGCCGACGGCTCCGACCTGTCTCAGATTACGACCGAACAGGGCCTGCCCGACAATCACGTCTATTCCCTTGCCTTTACGCCCGACGGGCATGTGCTGGCCGGAACTTATGCCGGTCTGGCCCATTTGGAAGGACTTGAGGTAACGGCGGTGTTCAACGCCGAAAACTCCGGTCTTGCCAGCGACTATATTCGTGCCCTCTACTCTGCGCTCGATGGGACGGTGTGGGTAGGCACGGACGGCGGTTTGAGCCGCCTCCTGCCCGATGGCAGTTGGGAACATTTCACGCCCGGCAATCCGTTTGGCGACGGCCTGGACTGGGTTCAATCCATTGTCGCCAGCGCCGACGGCGCGTTGTGGGCGGGCACGGGCAACAACGGCGCGTGGCGGTTGTTTGATGGTAAGTGGGAGCAGTTCGACGGCCCGAATCTGTTGAGCGGCGCGGCCCCCGACTTCGGCGGCGGCGTGTGGTTCGGCTCGTACTACAGCGGCGCATGGTATTTCAACGGCAACGATGTAGAGTCATACGAAGTGAAAGATGGCCTGATCCATCCTAACGTCAACGATATTTACGTGGATGACTCGGGCACGGCCTGGTTTGCCACCAGTGGCGGGGTGACGAGGCGCGCGCCATAGAACCCGAAGGCCGCCAGGTTGTGATTATGACACCGAGTGTTTGCTTCACCGAACACTCGGTGTTTCTTTTGCCGACGGGAGCGATCGGA
The genomic region above belongs to Chloroflexota bacterium and contains:
- a CDS encoding protein kinase, which translates into the protein MDNIQPGQMIGAYRIVSQIGQGGMATVYKAYHAAMDRYVAVKVLPRQFAESQEFIGRFQQEARTIANLEHPHILPVYDYGENEGITYFVMRFLDTGTLKDRIKIGAMPLSETDRTFTQLAEALGYAHERGVIHRDIKPSNVLVDARGGVFLTDFGIAKLMEGAAQFTATGAITGTPAYMSPEQAQGDKIDLRSDIYSLGIVLYEMITGRVPFEAETPLAVILKQLQAPLPPPSSVIPDISPEIERVLLKALAKDRNDRYPTCGEFLEAWRMAVSASDTVHAARPAISPEATMAAPPPAFTVAKAKPGSKKEAAQPEKKRPNRLVIGGGAAITIFCCCVLALGAVARNRNQLGGTAAANTATSVAQATAPSVVGGPTVSIPTVVPGDSNWTSWTAGNIVWGATIYNDQIAAWGPGGISLWDRFDGTLRQRILSTDGLPAVQVNYLLADEDRGGLWAATEGGGLGFFDGERWTRYNTDDGLDSDSVTALALTSQYLLVGTSYSGVEGGGLLQFNGQTWEPVPGFPSAQTDERPDLLSYNVQIILPVVMPDSTTVLWVGTANGLGYYDGQTWRRYSTEEGLPSNNVWVLIVDDNGDLLAGTEGGAARFNGESFEAFEQTLERPINGIVQDANSDYWFSGSGGLARYSPANSDWEFFSTDSGDLEVYTYFRALRDPDTGSLYFGSDGTGLVRTDLDGTFTPWAIPNQPRFNAYSAIVRAPDGSLWFAEEYGDQTDRYDLNTDTWSAVELPCSYCVPLAFQADGSLWLGGEEGLWFWPADGSDLSQITTEQGLPDNHVYSLAFTPDGHVLAGTYAGLAHLEGLEVTAVFNAENSGLASDYIRALYSALDGTVWVGTDGGLSRLLPDGSWEHFTPGNPFGDGLDWVQSIVASADGALWAGTGNNGAWRLFDGKWEQFDGPNLLSGAAPDFGGGVWFGSYYSGAWYFNGNDVESYEVKDGLIHPNVNDIYVDDSGTAWFATSGGVTRRAP